Proteins co-encoded in one Chroicocephalus ridibundus chromosome 6, bChrRid1.1, whole genome shotgun sequence genomic window:
- the AMOTL2 gene encoding angiomotin-like protein 2 isoform X1 — protein MRTAEDSNGTVLHRLIQEQLRYGNLTENRTLLAIQQQALRGGGGAGSPRSSLESLSPEESQMVQQSTRQEPQGQEHHSDHVYLENSVYRLCQPQHKGEELPSYEEAKAHSQYFASQRGGQQPTVASPGIRGENSPRGAESGARRPDEGLKDLKHGHVRSLSERLMRMSLERNGAKAQSPISASHSYPQLSRHHQLAALRVQHPEGPEPRGPPPEYPYVIPSQDTYLAEPRPCSREGPGFQHPEIRVLPTNIPAAFLPPPGTLCPGSLGPASVEALVSAQAVSAGSRLARADAVLRENERLQRESEKLRRELESCAEKASRIQKLESEIQRISEDYENLVKASSKREALEKAMRNKRDGEMRRLQDFNRDLKERLESANKQLASKTQESQESNQGSVAKLLAQSYEHQQEKEKLEREVSLLRSANEDQRRRAELLEQALGSAQARAAKAEAELRKKRAYVEKVERLQAALGQLQAACEKREQLELRLRTRLEQELKMLRAQQRQAGAVGGGTPELSAHTLSEQLREKEEKILALEADMTKWEQKYLEECTMRQFAMDAAATAAAQRDTTLISHSPRHSPNSSFNEDLLLASHKHQEMENRLKALHAQILEKDAVIKVLQQRSRRDPSKTLQGSLRPAKSVPSVFVASAAPSWTGGGQSDRLAEGNSRGSTAGKASAEGAAAPAALPLPSHSKHGSKDGSTQTDGAAESSQGEGTERPAGSLESSAAARAPDLADMVEILI, from the exons ATGAGGACAGCGGAAGACTCGAACGGGACGGTCCTGCACCGCCTGATCCAGGAGCAGCTGCGCTATGGGAACCTCACGGAGAACCGCACGCTGCTGGCCATCCAGCAGCAGGccctgcgcggcggcggaggggctggTAGCCCCCGCTCCTCCCTGGAGAGCCTCAGCCCGGAGGAGAGCCAAATGGTGCAGCAATCCACGCggcaggagccccagggccaggagcatCACTCCGACCACGTCTACTTGGAGAACAGCGTCTAtcggctctgccagccccagcacaagGGCGAAGAGCTCCCCAGCTACGAGGAGGCCAAGGCGCATTCTCAGTACTTCGCCTCGCAgaggggtgggcagcagcccacAGTGGCCAGCCCGGGGATTCGGGGTGAAAACAGTCCGCGCGGGGCTGAGAGCGGCGCCCGACGTCCCGACGAGGGGCTGAAGGACCTGAAGCACGGCCACGTGCGGTCGCTGAGCGAGCGGCTGATGCGGATGTCGCTGGAGAGGAACGGGGCCAAAGCGCAGAGCCCCATCAGCGCCTCCCACAGCtacccccagctctcccgccaCCACCAGCTCGCTGCCCTCCGAGTGCAGCACCCTGAGGGGCCCGAGccgcggggaccccccccggAGTATCCCTACGTCATCCCATCCCAGGACACTTACCTGGCTGAACCCCGACCCTGCTCCCGGGAAGGTCCTGGATTTCAGCATCCCGAAATCAG ggTGCTGCCCACCAACATCCCTGCCGCGTTCCTGCCGCCGCCGGGCACCCTGTGCCCGGGCAGCCTGGGTCCGGCCAGCGTGGAGGCCCTGGTGAGCGCCCAGGCGGTCTCGGCCGGCAGCCGGCTGGCCCGGGCAGACGCCGTCCTGCGGGAGAACGAGAGGCTGCAGCGGGAGAGCGAGAAGCTGCGGCGGGAGCTGGAGAGCTGCGCCGAGAAGGCCAGCCGCATCCAGAAG CTGGAGAGCGAGATCCAGCGCATCTCGGAGGATTACGAAAACCTCGTCAAGGCGTCTTCCAAGCGGGAAGCCTTGGAGAAAGCCATGAGGAACAAGAGAGACGGCGAGATGCGACGGCTCCAGGACTTCAACCGGGACCTGAAAG AGCGGTTGGAATCGGCGAACAAGCAGCTGGCCAGCAAGACCCAGGAAAGCCAGGAGAGCAACCAGGGCAGCGTGGCCAAACTCCTGGCGCAGA GCTACGAGCaccagcaggagaaggagaagctggagcgggaggtgtccctgctgcgCAGCGCCAATGAGGACCAGCGGCggcgggcagagctgctggagcaggcgcTGGGCAGCGCCCAGGCGCGGGCGGCCAAGGCGGAGGCCGAGCTGCGGAAGAAGCGAGCCTACGTGGAGAAGGTGGAgcggctgcaggcagccctgggcCAGCTCCAGGCTGCCTGCGAGAAGcgggagcagctggagctgcgGCTCCGCACCCGcctggagcaggagctgaagaTGCTGCGGGCTCAGCAG AGGCAAGCGGGCGCCGTGGGCGGGGGGACGCCGGAGCTGAGCGCCCACACGCTCTCCGAGCAgctgagggagaaggaggagaagatcCTGGCCCTGGAGGCGGACATGACCAAGTGGGAGCAGAAGTACCTGGAGGAGTGCACCATGCGGCAGTTCGCCATGGATGCCGCCGCCACCGCAGCCGCCCAGCGGGACACCACCCTCATCAGCCATTCCCCGCGGCACTCCCCCAACAGCAGCTTCAACGAGGACCTCCTCCTGGCCAGCCACAAGCACCAGGAGATGGAGAACAG gttaAAAGCCCTTCATGCCCAAATCCTGGAGAAGGATGCCGTCATCAAGGTCCTGCAGCAGCGCTCGCGCAGGGACCCCAGCAAAACCCTCCAAGGCTCCCTGCGGCCGGCCAAGTCCGTGCCCTCCGTCTTCGTCGCCTCCGCCGCCCCGAGCTGGACGGGGGGTGGCCAGAGCGACCGGCTGGCTGAGGGCAACTCCCGGGGCAGCACAG CAGGCAAAGCCAGTGCTGAAGGGGCAGCagcgcccgctgccctccccctgccctcccactcCAAGCACGGCAGCAAGGACGGCAGCACGCAGACTGACGGGGCAGCCGAGAGCAGCCAGGGTGAGGGCACCGAGCGCCCGGCCGGTTCGCTGG agagctcagccGCTGCCCGAGCCCCGGACCTGGCCGACATGGTGGAGATCCTGATTTAA
- the AMOTL2 gene encoding angiomotin-like protein 2 isoform X2, which yields MRTAEDSNGTVLHRLIQEQLRYGNLTENRTLLAIQQQALRGGGGAGSPRSSLESLSPEESQMVQQSTRQEPQGQEHHSDHVYLENSVYRLCQPQHKGEELPSYEEAKAHSQYFASQRGGQQPTVASPGIRGENSPRGAESGARRPDEGLKDLKHGHVRSLSERLMRMSLERNGAKAQSPISASHSYPQLSRHHQLAALRVQHPEGPEPRGPPPEYPYVIPSQDTYLAEPRPCSREGPGFQHPEIRVLPTNIPAAFLPPPGTLCPGSLGPASVEALVSAQAVSAGSRLARADAVLRENERLQRESEKLRRELESCAEKASRIQKLESEIQRISEDYENLVKASSKREALEKAMRNKRDGEMRRLQDFNRDLKERLESANKQLASKTQESQESNQGSVAKLLAQSYEHQQEKEKLEREVSLLRSANEDQRRRAELLEQALGSAQARAAKAEAELRKKRAYVEKVERLQAALGQLQAACEKREQLELRLRTRLEQELKMLRAQQRQAGAVGGGTPELSAHTLSEQLREKEEKILALEADMTKWEQKYLEECTMRQFAMDAAATAAAQRDTTLISHSPRHSPNSSFNEDLLLASHKHQEMENRLKALHAQILEKDAVIKVLQQRSRRDPSKTLQGSLRPAKSVPSVFVASAAPSWTGGGQSDRLAEGNSRGSTGKASAEGAAAPAALPLPSHSKHGSKDGSTQTDGAAESSQGEGTERPAGSLESSAAARAPDLADMVEILI from the exons ATGAGGACAGCGGAAGACTCGAACGGGACGGTCCTGCACCGCCTGATCCAGGAGCAGCTGCGCTATGGGAACCTCACGGAGAACCGCACGCTGCTGGCCATCCAGCAGCAGGccctgcgcggcggcggaggggctggTAGCCCCCGCTCCTCCCTGGAGAGCCTCAGCCCGGAGGAGAGCCAAATGGTGCAGCAATCCACGCggcaggagccccagggccaggagcatCACTCCGACCACGTCTACTTGGAGAACAGCGTCTAtcggctctgccagccccagcacaagGGCGAAGAGCTCCCCAGCTACGAGGAGGCCAAGGCGCATTCTCAGTACTTCGCCTCGCAgaggggtgggcagcagcccacAGTGGCCAGCCCGGGGATTCGGGGTGAAAACAGTCCGCGCGGGGCTGAGAGCGGCGCCCGACGTCCCGACGAGGGGCTGAAGGACCTGAAGCACGGCCACGTGCGGTCGCTGAGCGAGCGGCTGATGCGGATGTCGCTGGAGAGGAACGGGGCCAAAGCGCAGAGCCCCATCAGCGCCTCCCACAGCtacccccagctctcccgccaCCACCAGCTCGCTGCCCTCCGAGTGCAGCACCCTGAGGGGCCCGAGccgcggggaccccccccggAGTATCCCTACGTCATCCCATCCCAGGACACTTACCTGGCTGAACCCCGACCCTGCTCCCGGGAAGGTCCTGGATTTCAGCATCCCGAAATCAG ggTGCTGCCCACCAACATCCCTGCCGCGTTCCTGCCGCCGCCGGGCACCCTGTGCCCGGGCAGCCTGGGTCCGGCCAGCGTGGAGGCCCTGGTGAGCGCCCAGGCGGTCTCGGCCGGCAGCCGGCTGGCCCGGGCAGACGCCGTCCTGCGGGAGAACGAGAGGCTGCAGCGGGAGAGCGAGAAGCTGCGGCGGGAGCTGGAGAGCTGCGCCGAGAAGGCCAGCCGCATCCAGAAG CTGGAGAGCGAGATCCAGCGCATCTCGGAGGATTACGAAAACCTCGTCAAGGCGTCTTCCAAGCGGGAAGCCTTGGAGAAAGCCATGAGGAACAAGAGAGACGGCGAGATGCGACGGCTCCAGGACTTCAACCGGGACCTGAAAG AGCGGTTGGAATCGGCGAACAAGCAGCTGGCCAGCAAGACCCAGGAAAGCCAGGAGAGCAACCAGGGCAGCGTGGCCAAACTCCTGGCGCAGA GCTACGAGCaccagcaggagaaggagaagctggagcgggaggtgtccctgctgcgCAGCGCCAATGAGGACCAGCGGCggcgggcagagctgctggagcaggcgcTGGGCAGCGCCCAGGCGCGGGCGGCCAAGGCGGAGGCCGAGCTGCGGAAGAAGCGAGCCTACGTGGAGAAGGTGGAgcggctgcaggcagccctgggcCAGCTCCAGGCTGCCTGCGAGAAGcgggagcagctggagctgcgGCTCCGCACCCGcctggagcaggagctgaagaTGCTGCGGGCTCAGCAG AGGCAAGCGGGCGCCGTGGGCGGGGGGACGCCGGAGCTGAGCGCCCACACGCTCTCCGAGCAgctgagggagaaggaggagaagatcCTGGCCCTGGAGGCGGACATGACCAAGTGGGAGCAGAAGTACCTGGAGGAGTGCACCATGCGGCAGTTCGCCATGGATGCCGCCGCCACCGCAGCCGCCCAGCGGGACACCACCCTCATCAGCCATTCCCCGCGGCACTCCCCCAACAGCAGCTTCAACGAGGACCTCCTCCTGGCCAGCCACAAGCACCAGGAGATGGAGAACAG gttaAAAGCCCTTCATGCCCAAATCCTGGAGAAGGATGCCGTCATCAAGGTCCTGCAGCAGCGCTCGCGCAGGGACCCCAGCAAAACCCTCCAAGGCTCCCTGCGGCCGGCCAAGTCCGTGCCCTCCGTCTTCGTCGCCTCCGCCGCCCCGAGCTGGACGGGGGGTGGCCAGAGCGACCGGCTGGCTGAGGGCAACTCCCGGGGCAGCACAG GCAAAGCCAGTGCTGAAGGGGCAGCagcgcccgctgccctccccctgccctcccactcCAAGCACGGCAGCAAGGACGGCAGCACGCAGACTGACGGGGCAGCCGAGAGCAGCCAGGGTGAGGGCACCGAGCGCCCGGCCGGTTCGCTGG agagctcagccGCTGCCCGAGCCCCGGACCTGGCCGACATGGTGGAGATCCTGATTTAA